The Cottoperca gobio chromosome 6, fCotGob3.1, whole genome shotgun sequence genome has a segment encoding these proteins:
- the ch25hl1.1 gene encoding cholesterol 25-hydroxylase-like protein 1, member 1: MLNISELPLQASDRLLQPFWDYLLLHHLHLIASPFFPVLLASTSYVCFSIPFAALDLLGERVPLFHQYKIQPDSQPTVGMMAKSFMTALYNHIFFVLPSVIISMFILPTPILPKDAPTLYEVFVDGLAILLLFDTQYYIWHVIHHKQPQLYRWIHAVHHEYKAPFSWSTEQLSPQELISVGLWSNQDPILLKSHPLTAWCITVFSIWMSVEDHIGYDLPWTLNHLVPFGLLGGAPAHDMHHQKPSSNYAPFFSHWDRIFGTAAHQKKKTMKVL; the protein is encoded by the coding sequence ATGTTGAACATCAGTGAGCTGCCTCTGCAGGCTTCGGACCGTCTACTGCAGCCATTCTGGGATTATTTGCTTTTACACCACCTGCATCTCATCGCATCTCCCTTTTTCCCTGTCCTACTCGCCTCCACCAGCTATGTATGCTTCAGCATACCTTTTGCTGCGCTGGACCTCTTGGGAGAAAGAGTGCCTTTATTCCATCAGTACAAGATCCAACCAGACAGTCAGCCAACAGTGGGAATGATGGCCAAGAGCTTCATGACAGCACTGTACAACCACATATTCTTTGTTCTGCCATCTGTAATAATTAGCATGTTCATACTGCCTACACCAATACTGCCAAAGGATGCTCCTACTCTGTATGAAGTATTTGTTGATGGATTGGCTATACTTCTCCTCTTTGACACTCAATACTATATTTGGCATGTTATACATCACAAGCAGCCACAGCTTTACCGGTGGATTCATGCAGTCCACCATGAATACAAGGCTCCTTTCTCTTGGTCGACTGAGCAGCTCAGCCCCCAAGAACTGATTTCTGTTGGACTCTGGAGCAACCAGGACCCAATTCTTTTAAAAAGCCACCCATTGACCGCATGGTGCATCACAGTTTTCAGTATCTGGATGTCTGTGGAGGACCACATAGGCTATGACCTGCCGTGGACTCTCAACCACCTGGTGCCTTTTGGTCTGCTGGGCGGTGCACCGGCTCATGACATGCACCACCAGAAGCCGAGCAGCAACTACGCTCCTTTCTTCAGCCACTGGGACAGAATCTTTGGCACTGCTGCTCATCAGAAGAAAAAGACTATGAAAGTTCTGTAA
- the LOC115009800 gene encoding uncharacterized protein LOC115009800 isoform X1, with translation MNFAHLCVNFKLPNCRERYNKCISSVQQRNFREPVLIMMENEEEEKMGESEPVLHTKPLCRFFSQGRHCNFGKKCRFQHIRDDVKTHEKKTISTPSQSDVTSPNSEVPGRDVGHRPPPTSNSRVGPAAGRRPCRYFISGHCTMEDRCRFLHSPQFPAVDDQSVSSNYPRPAQRMPPVPHPGILQEVKLCDLTEDVVKQLRDTEIKQLTKRFPRDQLIIQERSDGRVTYYRMNVEATDPDWPFDLKAVDLMVSFPDSYPKEIFTLDIPLDQELPPLMARYVQQASLEWLQAKHATNQLMGKVELLFRPLLRWLDRSLERLFTEGARQLKKDIDLEKAGLQFIPYQELQATVREKSGKDTADADEDVSGEGKLEKTEGEKTVEGSVCDEGQQQDEEEEEEEEEEEEEASLLVENIKISDPRRGTEVKLLGLMLGENTATVVAQQITVCLQCNRCKVTADLTLTGRTPCTAECEKCSASINAAFRPCMLHHYSDVLGYLDLHNAVPADLVLQDCDLIVGCLSCSQESPVQNLSYGQTKECNCEHCHSKLSILAESTRFQYIQPRTNKIGPSSFSDNKIIRDPAVQKGKPLPEKGLCKHFKQSHRWLRFPCCGRAYPCNVCHDEDQDHPMELATRMICGYCAKEQPYSNGKPCISCGSMMTRGTHTSHWEGGLGCRVKVKMSRNDRHKYANTNKTISRKAVSVKK, from the exons ATGAACTTTGCACATCTTTGCGTCAATTTCAAACTCCCAAACTGTAGAGAGCGATATAACAAATGTATATCCAGTGTACAACAGAGAAACTTTCGAGAGCCT gtGTTAATAATGATGGagaatgaggaggaagagaagatggGTGAATCAGAGCCTGTGCTTCATACAAAACCGCTGTGTCGCTTCTTCTCTCAAGGAAGACACTGCAATTTTGGGAAGAAATGCAGATTCCAACACATAAGAGATGATGTGAAAACTCATGAGAAGAAAACCATCAGTACACCCAGCCAGTCAGATGTCACATCTCCAAACTCGGAGGTCCCTGGACGAGATGTTGGCCACAGGCCTCCTCCAACTAGTAACTCCAGGGTTGGTCCAGCCGCTGGCCGCCGCCCCTGTCGCTACTTTATCTCAGGCCACTGCACCATGGAGGACAGATGTCGCTTCTTGCATTCACCACAGTTCCCCGCAGTGGATGACCAGTCTGTTTCTAGCAATTACCCAAGACCTGCGCAGAGGATGCCACCAGTACCCCATCCGGGCATCCTCCAGGAGGTCAAGCTGTGTGACCTGACAGAGGATGTAGTCAAGCAGCTACGAGACACAGAGATCAAGCAGTTGACGAAGCGTTTTCCCAGAGACCAGCTGATTATTCAGGAACGAAGTGATGGCAGAGTTACTTATTACAGGATGAATGTTGAGGCCACTGATCCAGACTGG CCTTTTGATCTGAAAGCTGTCGACCTCATGGTGAGCTTCCCAGACAGTTACCCCAAGGAG ATTTTCACATTGGACATACCGTTGGACCAGGAGCTGCCACCATTAATGGCCAG GTATGTACAGCAAGCATCATTGGAGTGGCTTCAAGCCAAGCATGCCACCAATCAGCTAATGGGAAAGGTAGAGCTGCTTTTCCGGCCTTTACTTCGTTGGCTAGATCGTAGTTTGGAGAGACTGTTCACTGAAGGAGCCCGGCAG TTGAAAAAAGACATTGATTTAGAAAAAGCTGGATTGCAGTTCATACCATACCAGGAGCTCCAGGCAACAGTGCGGGAAAAATCTGGGAAAGACACCGCCGATGCCGATGAGGATGTCAGCGGTGAAGGAAAACTGGAAAAGACAGAAGGCGAGAAGACAGTGGAGGGTTCAGTTTGTGATGAAGGGCAGCagcaggatgaggaggaggaggaggaggaggaggaggaggaagaagaagccaGTCTTCTGGTGGAGAACATTAAGATCAGTGATCCCCGCAGAGGCACAGAGGTGAAGCTGCTGGGACTGATGCTGGGCGAGAACACAGCCACTGTAGTGGCCCAACAAATCACTGTTTGTCTTCAATGTAACCG GTGTAAGGTAACTGCAGACCTGACACTGACTGGAAGGACACCCTGCACAGCTGAGTGTGAAAAGTGCAGCGCAAGCATCAACGCTGCATTCAGGCCCTGCATGCTGCACCATTACAGCGATGTCCTGGGGTACCTGGATCTTCACAATGCTGTGCCTGCTGACCTCGTGCTTCAGGACTGTGATCTCATTGTAGGCTGCCTCAGCTGCTCCCAGGAGAGTCCTGTGCAG AACCTTTCCTATGGTCAAACAAAGGAGTGTAATTGTGAACACTGCCACAGCAAACTCAGCATTCTGGCTGAGAGCACAAGATTCCAGTATATTCAGCCACGCACCAATAAAATAG GTCCAAGTTCTTTTTCtgataataagataataagagATCCTGCTGTGCAAAAGGGAAAGCCACTACCGGAAAAAGGATtatgcaaacatttcaaacagagCCATCGCTGGTTAAG GTTTCCATGCTGCGGCCGGGCTTACCCCTGTAATGTGTGCCATGATGAGGACCAGGACCACCCTATGGAACTGGCCACCAGGATGATCTGTGGCTACTGTGCCAAAGAACAG ccGTACAGCAATGGAAAGCCTTGCATCAGCTGTGGAAGCATGATGACGAGAGGTACACACACCAGCCACTGGGAGGGAGGACTGGGGTGCAGAGTCAAAGTCAAAATGAGCAG aaacGATCGACATAAATATGCCAACACCAACAAAACGATTTCAAGGAAGGCCGTCAGTGTAAAGAAGTAG
- the LOC115009800 gene encoding uncharacterized protein LOC115009800 isoform X2, which yields MMENEEEEKMGESEPVLHTKPLCRFFSQGRHCNFGKKCRFQHIRDDVKTHEKKTISTPSQSDVTSPNSEVPGRDVGHRPPPTSNSRVGPAAGRRPCRYFISGHCTMEDRCRFLHSPQFPAVDDQSVSSNYPRPAQRMPPVPHPGILQEVKLCDLTEDVVKQLRDTEIKQLTKRFPRDQLIIQERSDGRVTYYRMNVEATDPDWPFDLKAVDLMVSFPDSYPKEIFTLDIPLDQELPPLMARYVQQASLEWLQAKHATNQLMGKVELLFRPLLRWLDRSLERLFTEGARQLKKDIDLEKAGLQFIPYQELQATVREKSGKDTADADEDVSGEGKLEKTEGEKTVEGSVCDEGQQQDEEEEEEEEEEEEEASLLVENIKISDPRRGTEVKLLGLMLGENTATVVAQQITVCLQCNRCKVTADLTLTGRTPCTAECEKCSASINAAFRPCMLHHYSDVLGYLDLHNAVPADLVLQDCDLIVGCLSCSQESPVQNLSYGQTKECNCEHCHSKLSILAESTRFQYIQPRTNKIGPSSFSDNKIIRDPAVQKGKPLPEKGLCKHFKQSHRWLRFPCCGRAYPCNVCHDEDQDHPMELATRMICGYCAKEQPYSNGKPCISCGSMMTRGTHTSHWEGGLGCRVKVKMSRNDRHKYANTNKTISRKAVSVKK from the exons ATGATGGagaatgaggaggaagagaagatggGTGAATCAGAGCCTGTGCTTCATACAAAACCGCTGTGTCGCTTCTTCTCTCAAGGAAGACACTGCAATTTTGGGAAGAAATGCAGATTCCAACACATAAGAGATGATGTGAAAACTCATGAGAAGAAAACCATCAGTACACCCAGCCAGTCAGATGTCACATCTCCAAACTCGGAGGTCCCTGGACGAGATGTTGGCCACAGGCCTCCTCCAACTAGTAACTCCAGGGTTGGTCCAGCCGCTGGCCGCCGCCCCTGTCGCTACTTTATCTCAGGCCACTGCACCATGGAGGACAGATGTCGCTTCTTGCATTCACCACAGTTCCCCGCAGTGGATGACCAGTCTGTTTCTAGCAATTACCCAAGACCTGCGCAGAGGATGCCACCAGTACCCCATCCGGGCATCCTCCAGGAGGTCAAGCTGTGTGACCTGACAGAGGATGTAGTCAAGCAGCTACGAGACACAGAGATCAAGCAGTTGACGAAGCGTTTTCCCAGAGACCAGCTGATTATTCAGGAACGAAGTGATGGCAGAGTTACTTATTACAGGATGAATGTTGAGGCCACTGATCCAGACTGG CCTTTTGATCTGAAAGCTGTCGACCTCATGGTGAGCTTCCCAGACAGTTACCCCAAGGAG ATTTTCACATTGGACATACCGTTGGACCAGGAGCTGCCACCATTAATGGCCAG GTATGTACAGCAAGCATCATTGGAGTGGCTTCAAGCCAAGCATGCCACCAATCAGCTAATGGGAAAGGTAGAGCTGCTTTTCCGGCCTTTACTTCGTTGGCTAGATCGTAGTTTGGAGAGACTGTTCACTGAAGGAGCCCGGCAG TTGAAAAAAGACATTGATTTAGAAAAAGCTGGATTGCAGTTCATACCATACCAGGAGCTCCAGGCAACAGTGCGGGAAAAATCTGGGAAAGACACCGCCGATGCCGATGAGGATGTCAGCGGTGAAGGAAAACTGGAAAAGACAGAAGGCGAGAAGACAGTGGAGGGTTCAGTTTGTGATGAAGGGCAGCagcaggatgaggaggaggaggaggaggaggaggaggaggaagaagaagccaGTCTTCTGGTGGAGAACATTAAGATCAGTGATCCCCGCAGAGGCACAGAGGTGAAGCTGCTGGGACTGATGCTGGGCGAGAACACAGCCACTGTAGTGGCCCAACAAATCACTGTTTGTCTTCAATGTAACCG GTGTAAGGTAACTGCAGACCTGACACTGACTGGAAGGACACCCTGCACAGCTGAGTGTGAAAAGTGCAGCGCAAGCATCAACGCTGCATTCAGGCCCTGCATGCTGCACCATTACAGCGATGTCCTGGGGTACCTGGATCTTCACAATGCTGTGCCTGCTGACCTCGTGCTTCAGGACTGTGATCTCATTGTAGGCTGCCTCAGCTGCTCCCAGGAGAGTCCTGTGCAG AACCTTTCCTATGGTCAAACAAAGGAGTGTAATTGTGAACACTGCCACAGCAAACTCAGCATTCTGGCTGAGAGCACAAGATTCCAGTATATTCAGCCACGCACCAATAAAATAG GTCCAAGTTCTTTTTCtgataataagataataagagATCCTGCTGTGCAAAAGGGAAAGCCACTACCGGAAAAAGGATtatgcaaacatttcaaacagagCCATCGCTGGTTAAG GTTTCCATGCTGCGGCCGGGCTTACCCCTGTAATGTGTGCCATGATGAGGACCAGGACCACCCTATGGAACTGGCCACCAGGATGATCTGTGGCTACTGTGCCAAAGAACAG ccGTACAGCAATGGAAAGCCTTGCATCAGCTGTGGAAGCATGATGACGAGAGGTACACACACCAGCCACTGGGAGGGAGGACTGGGGTGCAGAGTCAAAGTCAAAATGAGCAG aaacGATCGACATAAATATGCCAACACCAACAAAACGATTTCAAGGAAGGCCGTCAGTGTAAAGAAGTAG
- the ch25hl1.2 gene encoding LOW QUALITY PROTEIN: cholesterol 25-hydroxylase-like protein 1, member 2 (The sequence of the model RefSeq protein was modified relative to this genomic sequence to represent the inferred CDS: deleted 1 base in 1 codon), whose amino-acid sequence MDVADTSVDIWIRFLGNDSLLQPLWDSMRLNYTDYLRSPLFPIVLTVSSYFVLCLPFLVCHIVRERWPWVQQFKIQPSRRPAASTLLHCAGVTLYNHAFLVLPASVDMPPVDLPDQAPSLLELIAGVISNLLLFDLQYIIWHLIHHRIRWLYVTFHAIHHNYSSPFALATQCLGKHDVHHQKPNTNFAPHFSHWDKIFSTHADFSFSTAMK is encoded by the exons ATGGATGTTGCAGATACCAGCGTAGATATTTGGATAAGATTCTTAGGAAACGACTCTTTGCTGCAGCCTCTGTGGGATAGCATGAGG CTCAACTACACAGACTATTTGAGATCTCCTCTCTTCCCCATTGTTCTAACCGTGTCTTCCTACTTTGTCTTGTGCCTTCCTTTTCTGGTTTGCCACATCGTGAGAGAAAGGTGGCCGTGGGTCCAGCAATTCAAGATCCAACCTAGCCGTCGTCCTGCAGCCTCTACACTGCTGCACTGTGCAGGCGTCACCTTGTATAACCATGCGTTTCTTGTGCTCCCAGCATCAGTGGACATGCCACCTGTTGACCTGCCGGACCAGGCTCCCTCCCTGCTGGAGCTGATTGCTGGGGTGATAAGCAACCTCCTGCTCTTTGACTTACAGTACATCATCTGGCACTTGATCCATCACAGGATCCGCTGGCTGTATGTAACTTTCCATGCCATCCATCATAATTACTCATCTCCTTTTGCTTTAGCCACTCAGTGTCTTGGCAAACACGATGTGCACCATCAGAAACCCAACACCAATTTTGCACCACACTTTAGCCACTGGGATAAAATATTTAGCACGCATGCTGATTTCAGCTTCTCTACTGCTATGAAATAG
- the tspan3a gene encoding tetraspanin-3 produces the protein MLRMGQCGITSSKTVLVFLNLIFWAAAGILCYVGAYVFITYDDYDHFFEDVYTLIPAVTIIAVGGLLFIIGLIGCCATVRESYCGLTTFVVILLLVFVTEVAVVVLGYVYRAKVENEVNTSIKKVYDEYNGTNSNAQSRAIDYIQRQLQCCGIHNYSDWQNTHWYEESKNNSVPVSCCKTNVGSCTGSLTHHEDLYQEGCEALVVKKLEEIMMYVIWTAMTFATIQMLGMLCACVVLCRRSRDPAYELLITGGTYA, from the exons ATGTTGAGGATGGGGCAGTGCGGCATCACGTCGTCAAAGACGGTCCTGGTCTTTCTGAACCTGATATTTTGG GCTGCCGCTGGTATCCTGTGCTATGTTGGAGCCTATGTCTTTATTACATACGATGACTACGATCACTTCTTTGAAGACGTGTATACCCTCATCCCAGCAGTGACCATTATTGCAGTTGGAGGCCTCCTTTTCATTATTGGGCTCATCGGATGCTGTGCTACAGTGAGAGAGAGCTACTGTGGTCTTACAACG TTTGTTGTCATTCTCCTGCTGGTTTTCGTGACAGAAGTGGCAGTGGTGGTTCTTGGATATGTTTACAGAGCAAAG GTTGAAAATGAAGTAAATACTTCTATCAAGAAAGTGTATGATGAGTACAATGGCACCAACAGCAATGCCCAGAGCCGTGCCATCGACTACATTCAAAGACAG CTTCAGTGTTGTGGGATCCACAATTACTCAGACTGGCAGAACACACACTGGtatgaagaatccaaaaacaacAGCGTACCCGTCAGCTGTTGCAAAACGAACGTTGGAAGTTGCACGGGATCCCTCACTCATCATGAGGATCTCTACCAAGAA GGTTGTGAAGCTCTGGTTGTGAAGAAGCTGGAGGAGATCATGATGTATGTCATCTGGACTGCAATGACATTTGCTACCATCCAG ATGCTGGGGATGTTGTGTGCCTGTGTCGTGCTGTGCCGCAGAAGCAGAGATCCTGCATATGAGCTTCTTATTACAGGGGGAACCTATGCATAA